Genomic segment of Candidatus Poribacteria bacterium:
CGCGTGAATTCCGCAGGCAAAGAACGGCTCGAATATGCCGAATGGTGGAACAACAACGGAATCCTCTGGATGCAAATCGAATCCATAGAAGCCGTCACACACGCGCGACACCTCGCTAAACCGGGTGTTGACTGTCTCTCTTTCGGGCCCGCTGATTTAACATTTAGCATTGAGGGACACCCGAATCACGCGCTTCAGACCGTAGATGCCTGTGTTGAATACGTTGCCAGAGCCTTGGAAGGAACAACAGCCGCTGTCTGCTTTAGGAACGGTAACCCCAGCACACGCCAAAAATACGCAGATATGGGCGTTACAGTCTTTTTGGAATAGTTGTCAGTTGTCAGTTCGGTTTTTCTGCGAAAAACCTTTCAGTCTTCAGTTAAAAGAGGCGTTGTGGCAGTGGTCCAGATTATAATCGTGACAATTCAGAGCAGGGGCAAGGTTAACAGGATCTTCTTAAAACCGCCCAGATCCCCAATTACGCCGGAATTAACCGAAAACCCGCTCGTAATGAAATGGAGAGCGGCCCCGAGGCCCATAGTTAAAAAATTGAACTACGGATTGGTAAGCACAGCAATAGTGGGGGTGGATAGGACACAACTACTTGAGGGTATGCGCCTGTTAGCGAAAATCGCGCACAAACACAGTATCCCGATTACGTGGGCAATAGACACGAAGTCCGCGCCAGTCGTCGCTAAATTGCTCACAGAATGGCATACTGAGGCTGGGGATGTTCCGCTACTAACACTTGACATCAAGCCGATGTGGGATTCAAATTGGGAGACACAACGAGACGCGAACCCGGGCAATAGTACAGAAGCCATGGCATCACACGTCGTCACGATGCGTGAGAAACTGCCAGAATACATCTCTAAGGAATGGGAAAGAATCCAGCGCGTACTACCTTGGGCAGAGCCGAGTGTGGCAGGCGCGGTGTTCAAGAACGATGTGCTCCTCCGCGCACTCGAACAGTCTGGGTTCCAAGGACTCTGGGGGTATCACTGGAGCCAACAGGATACAGATGACACTGAACCCGACACACCCGAACCAGAAATTGATCGGGGCGGTTTTGGATGCTTTTATCCGCTTGAGGCTGCAACGTTCAGCGATGCAATTTTAACACGAGAGCCCCCCGATGAAAATCTTGCGCACCAATTTAAAAACATCGTCGGTATCCCATACCGGACCGCTGGTCATCTCGCAGAAGGGACCGATAATCTCCGCGCCGCGCTTTTGAACGGAACAGCGCAGCAGCATTACGATATCTACGTAGAAAATACAGCATGGAATCCGTGGCTCGGTTATATTGAACATATTGATCCGCTTACCGTTGCGCAGCTCGGAGAGGAGGGGCTGGAACGTCTGGATACCTACTTCGCGCACGTTGTCAGCGTTGAAGACACAAAACCGATACCGCTTTCTCAAATGGTTGACGATTATATGTTCAATTGTGAGAAGACCGAACCGACAACTGTTGTAGCGAAAAACATAGAAACACAGGACACAGCTGCCAATCCGAAATCTACGTTAAGGATGCTCTATTGTGATGCAGCATGTGAATTCGCCTTCGTTGAAGGTAGCATGGAACCCGTTGAGATTAAAAATTATATCAGTGAACGGGTATTGCAATCCGATGCAAGCAAACCTGTTTTAACAGGTTTTTCGCCGATTCGGCACCGTACAGAATTACGCATCACTATCACGGTAGAATCGATCAAAGCAATGCCTTATGGCATAACCGTATGGGGCGATCACGAGGGCTTACAATTAACTGAATCTAACGCGGATGATGTTAGGTGGATAGGGAAACACTCGCTCTTTATACGCCTGACATTGCAAGCTGGCAAGAACGAATTTAACCTTAAACTGACAATCTAATTAGGCTTACGCAAATGGAAAAAAATCGTTATTGGGTTGTATTTAACCCCTAAATCCCCTTATCAGGCGGACTTTAAGAGGAAATGCGTAGGTACTACTAATTTTCTATAGGACTCACATCTTTTGACCAGCAACTCGACACCGAACATAATGGAGGCAGGCATGAATTGAGGGTCAAAATAGAAAAATCGGCGCGAAAACCCAATCGTTGAAAAATCAAAGAGGTATAGAACAATGGAAAAAGTATTGGGACTCAGATGCCGTGAATGTGATAACAAATATCCGAAAGAACCCCTTCACGTTTGCGAATTCTGTTTTGGTCCCCTCGAAGTAGACTATAACTATGAAGCGATACAAAAATCTATCTCAAGACGCTCAATAGAAAACGGACCCGAAAACTTATGGCGTTACGCCGATCTCCTCCCAATAGACGGCGAACCGACTGATGGGCACAGCACCGGGTTCACACCGCTTATCCGAGCAAAAAACCTCGGAGACGCACTCGGAGTCAAGGAACTCTATATTAAAGACGACTCTGTCTGTCACCCGACGCTCTCTTTCAAGGACCGTGTTGTCGCCATCGCTCTGAGTAAAGCAAAGGAGTTTGACTTTGACACGGTCTCTTGCGCCTCTACCGGCAATCTCGCGAACGCCGTCGCAGCGCACGCTGCCATCGCCAAACTGAACTGCTTCATCTTCATCCCTGCCGACCTTGAAGTTGGCAAAATCGTCGCATCTCTCGTTTATGCCCCCACAGTCGTGGGCATTACGGGTACTTATGACGAGGTGAACCGGCTCTGTAGCGAAATCGGCGGTGTCTATCCGTGGGCATTTGTTAACATAAACATCCGTCCCTTCTATGCCGAAGGCTCAAAAACACTCTGCTTTGAACTGATTGAACAACTCGGTTGGGAGGCACCCGCACATATCGTCGCTCCCGCCGCCGGGGGTTCCCTTATCACAAAGATTGGTAAAGCACTCAAAGAATTCCACCTTTTGGGGCTAATAGACAAACCGAACACCAAAATACACGTCGCCCAAGCGGAAGGCTGCGGTCCGATCGTTAACACCTATAAAGAGGGTGGCGATTTCGTGAAGCCTGTTCTGCCGAACACGATCGCTAAATCGCTTGCGATTGGTAATCCTGCAGACGGCATCTATGCCGTGGATACAGTCCGCAACTCCGGTGGTGTCGGCGAACACGCCACCGATATTGAAATCGTAGAAGCCATCAAACTCCTTGCCGCTACAGAGGGGGTCTTCACCGAAACGGCTGGGGGTGTTACGCTTGCCGCTGCGAAAAAATTGATAGAAAATGGGCACATCCAACCCGATGAACCGACAGTGCTCGCCATCACCGGCAACGGTTTCAAGACCATTGAGGCACTTGAAAACAAAACCGATACAACGCATATCATTCCACCACAACTCAACGCTTTTCGGAAACTGATGACGGAAATTGGATAGGTCTCACCTGAAAATTGTCGGGTAAAAGAGGTGGTGAGCGACCTGCGTGCGTACGCATCTGGACAAAAGCATGGACACACTACAGGGCATACTCGAACGTATCGTTTATGAGAACCCTGACACCGGTTATACTGTCGGGCGGCTCGCCGCGCGTGACCATGCCGAACTCCTCACCGTCGTCGGCAATTTGGCATCTGTTAACCCCGGCGAGAGCCTCCTCCTCCAAGGCGAATGGGTAGACAATGCTAAATACGGCAGACAGTTCCAAATTGAGAAGTATGAAACCATCCTACCTGCAAATGTCGTCGGACTAAGAAAATACCTCGGCTCAGGACTCATTAAGGGCATCGGCCCGAAGATGGCGGCACTCATTGTCCGTAAGTTCGGTATGGATACGATGGACATCATCGAGCACGAACCCGACAAACTCGCACGCGTACCGGGTATCGGGCGGAAACGCGTGGAAATCATTAAAGAAGCGTGGGAGGCACAACGCGAAATTAAAAACGTCATGCTCTTTCTGCAATCACACGATGTGAGCACGGCGCACGCTGCAAAGATTTACAAAACCTACGGAAATGACGCAATCCCGATTGTCACAGAAAATCCCTATCAACTCGCAGATGATATTTACGGCATCGGATTTGTAACCGCTGACACGATCGCACAGAAACTCGGTATGGATAAGGACGCACCGCAACGCGTAGAAGCCGGAATCAAATATGTCCTCAGCCAAAAAGCAGATGATGGACACGTCTTTCAACACCGTCCCGAACTCATTGAGGCGTGCCAGACGATGCTCGAGCAGGAACCTGAATCGATTGAAAAAGGTATCCATGCACTCGTTGAAAAAGAAGAAATTATAAATCCCAGTTTCACAGACTTGACAGGCTCCGACGAACAGGTCGACATAGGCGAAACGCAAGACAACTACGATATTAGCAATCAGCAATCAGGAACCAATAACCAAGAAGAGGCGTCTGATGCAGATCAGAAACCTCTTCCAACTGACAACCCTTCCGCCATCTACCTCGCCCCTTTTTACTACGCCGAACTGGGGGTCGCCAACCAGTTTTCGAGACTCCTCGCTTACGGTGAGGGGCATAATATCAGTCACACTGAAACCGATACCTCGTCATCTAAGATCGCCGGATTCCTTACCCAATTAGAGAACGAAATGCGTATCCAATTCGCACCGCAGCAACGCGAGGCGATCCATACGGCGATGACAGCACGCGCAATGATTCTCACGGGTGGACCCGGCACCGGTAAAACGACAACGACAGTCGGCATGATTCGTCTGTTTGCAGCACAAGGCAAACACATCACCTTAACAGCACCTACCGGACGCGCCGCGAAACGCCTCAGCGAAACAACCGGTGGCGAAGCCAAAACCATCCATCGACTCCTCGAATTCTCCCCGCAAATTAACAGTTTTAAACGCAATCGCCAGAACCCCTTAGAGACTGATGTCGTCATTGTTGACGAAACATCCATGGTGGACCTCGTCCTTATGAATCGATTGATGCAGGCGATCCGCCCAAGTACGACTGTCATCCTTATCGGCGACGTTGATCAGTTACCCTCTGTCGGCGCGGGTAATGTCCTCAAGGCACTCATCGATTCGCAAAAGATACCGGTCATTGCGTTGACTGAAATATTCCGTCAAGCGCAAGAGAGTATGATCGTCACAAACGCACATTATATTAACAAAGGCGATTTCCCCGAACTCACTGGTGATGCAGATCGGAACTTTTTCTTTATGGAGGAAGAAGATCCCGAAACAATTACTGAATTAATCTGCTCTCTCATTGCCGATCGCTTACCGCAGCACTATGATTACCATCCGATAGACGACATCCAACTCCTATGTCCAATGCGACGCGGAATACTCGGCACTGAAAACCTCAACAAACGCCTTCAAGAGGTATTGAACCAAGAATATACTGCCCCAGCAAGCCACCCGTTGGAGAAAGCGCGCTTCGGAAGTCGCGCATACACACAAACATCGCGCTTCGGAGACACGTCCGTCACCGTCGGAGGTTTCCGCATCGGCGATAAAGTGATGCAGATCCGCAACAACTACGATTACGACGTGTTTAACGGCGATATCGGAAGAGTTGTGGCAATCGAACGCCTTGACAAAAAAGTCCACATCCAGTACCCTGATAAACAGGTGGTTTACGATACTGCGGATCTCGGGGAACTCGTCTTGGCGTACGCCACGACGATCCACAAAGCACAAGGGAGCGAGTATCCTGCCGTTGTTATCCCTTTACACACGCAACACTATCTCATGTTACAGCGGAATCTTCTTTATACCGGCATCACCCGTGCGAAGGAGCGCGTCGTGATCGTCGGCACCAAAAAAGCACTCGGCATCTGTATCCGCAACAACCAGGTAATGGAGCGCAACAGTTACCTCGCTGAACGGCTGAATAGCAGTCAGTAATTGGCTTTCAACAATCAGAAAGAGCGGGCGTTGAAATAGAACTCTCCCGCCGACTGTTGATAGCCATACAAAGGAGCAAAACATGAAACGAATCACGCTATTTCTTATTGGTTTCCTATCATTTTTTACACAACCACTCGTGTATGCCGAGGTTACATTGCCACGTGTCATCGGCAGCAATATGGTACTGCAACGTGATATGCAAGTTCCTATTTGGGGGTGGGCATCCGCAGGTGAAGAGGTCTCCATAACGCTCAGTACTGAAGCCGAAGGTGTCAAACCGATCTCAACAACCACCGCAGTTGCCGACGCGGAAGGCAATTGGCAGACCAAACTCCCCGCGATGGCAGCTGGCGGTCCCTACACACTCCGAGTCAAGGGCAGTAACACCCTCGAACTGACAAACGTGCTTTTCGGTGAAGTCTGGATCTGCTCAGGGCAGTCGAACATGCAATGGGCGGTCCGTGCCTCAAAAGACAGTGAAGCAGAGATCGCCGCAGCGAATTATCCAACTATACGGCTGTTCTATGTACCGAGGGTAGCAGCAGGACTGCTTCAGAAAGATGTAGCAGCAGATTGGGCCGAAACCACGCCTGAGACAATCGAAAATTTCTCCGCTGTCGCCTACTATTTCGGACGGAAACTCTATAAAAATCTTAATGTACCGATCGGGCTAATCAACACCTCGTGGGGTGGCACCCGTATTGAACCGTGGACCCCGCCTGCCGGTTTTGCCAGTGTTCCCGCACTTGCGTCCATATCCAAAGAGATTCAAGAAGCAGATGCCAACTATCGCGCCCAACTCCCAGAGAAAATGAAGGAAGTTGAGGCGTGGGTAGCGGAAACCCGTAAAGCATTGGAAACCGGGGCACAACTGACGCAGATGCCTGAAAATAGGCATCCTTTAAGGCATCACACAAGACCTACAGGGATTTACAACAGTATGGTGCATCCGCTGGTGCCCTATGCCATACGTGGCGCGATCTGGTATCAAGGTGAATCTAACCTCCGAGACGGTAAACGCTACCACAAGAAGATGAAGGCACTGATTAATGGATGGCGTGAGGTCTGGGGCCAAGGTGATTTCCCGTTCTATTTCGTCCAACTCGCACCCTTCAATTACAGTAAGCGGTTCAATTATAGGGGTCTGGATGCAGGTCACCTTTTCCTACCGCGGATCTGGGAAGCACAAACAGCGACATTGACACTCCCAAATACCGGCATGGCTGTAACGACCGACATCAGTAATCTCACGGACATCCATCCCCGAAACAAACAAGACGTCGGTAGACGACTCGCGCTGTGGGCACTTGCAAAGGACTACGGCAGAGATGATGTGACACACTCCGGGCCGCTCTACAAATCAATGGCAGTCGAAGGAAACGCAATTCGACTCACCTTTGATCACATCGGTAGCGGTCTAACCTCGCGAGATGAAAAACCACTTACATGGTTTGAAATCGCCGGTGAAGATAAGCAATTCGTTGAAGCACAGGCAACAATTGATGGCGACACAATCGTCGTCTCCAGCGATACCGTTGCGAACCCGATCATTGTCCGATTCGGGTGGCATGAGAGCGCCGAACCCAATTTCGTGAACAAGGAAGGCTTGCCTGCATCACCGTTCCGTACGGATTCATGGTAAAATAGCCATTATAGTAAAACTAATGCATTCCGCAACTATCTAATTGAAGGAACAAAGATATGGAACTAACGTCGCTATTTCTCATTGGCTTTCTATCACTTCTCATCGGAAGTTTCGCGTATTCCGGCGTTATACTGCCGCGTGTCTTCGGCAGCAACATGGTACTGCAGCGCGACATGCAGACCCCGATCTGGGGGTGGGCATCCCCAGGCGAAGAGATTACCCTAACACTTAGTGCTGAAGCCGAAGATGTCAAGCCAGTTGCAACAACCGCAATTGCCGACGCTGATGGCAATTGGCAAGTTAAACTCCCAGCGATGGCAGCTGGCGGTCCCTATACACTCCGAGTCAAAGGCAGTAACACCCTCGAACTGACGAACGTGCTTTTCGGCGAAGTCTGGGTCTGTTCCGGGCAGTCAAATATGGAATGGCCCGTAAGTATCTCAAATGATAGCGAGGAAGAAATCGCCGCAGCGATGTATCCGAAAATCCGACTGTTCCATATCCCGCGAGTCCCGTCAGGTTTACCTCAGCACGATGTTGAGGCAGATTGGTACGAAACCACACCTGAGACAATCCCGAATTTCTCCGCTGTCGCCTACTATTTCGGGCGGAAACTTTATAAAAACCTTGATGTCCCAATCGGACTAATCAACACCTCCTGGGGCGGTACCCTCATTGAACAGTGGACACCTTCTGTAGGTTTCGCTGGTGTCCCTGCACTTGCGTCTATAAACAAGGAAATCGAAAACATACAGGCAAACTATCGCGCCCAGCTCCCAGAGAAAATAAACGCGATAGAAGCGTGGATCGCCGAAACACGGAAAGCATTGGAAACCGATGCGCAGCTTAAACCGATGCCTGATAATACGCATCCGCTAATGGATGCTGGGAGACCGACGGCACTCTACAACGGTATGGTGCATCCAATCGTTCCTTACGGCATACGCGGCGCACTCTGGTATCAAGGCGAATCCAACCATCAGGACGGTATGATCTACCACGAGAAGATGAAGGCACTCATCAACGGCTGGCGAGAAGTCTGGGGACAAGGCGATTTCCCATTCTATTTCGTGCAACTCGCCCCGTTCAATTACAGTAATCAAGAGGAAGGTCAGTTTTTCCTGCCGCAAATCTGGGAAGCACAAACGGCGACGTTGGCACTCCCAAATACTGGTATGGCGGTGACAACTGACATCGGGAACCCGAGAGATGTTCATCCACGCAATAAACAGGGAGTCGGTAGACGACTCGCACTGTGGGCACTTGCGAAGGACTACAGCAGAGATGATGTGACACACTCCGGGCCGCTCTACAAATCAATGGCAGTCGAAGGAAACGCAATTCGACTCACCTTTGATCACGTCGGTAGCGGTCTAACCTCGCGAGATGAAAAACCGCTCACATGGTTCCAAATCGCCGGTGAAGATAAGCAATTCGTTGAAGCGCAAGCAACAATTGATGGCGATACCGTCATTATCTCCAGCGAAACTATCAAGAATCCGGTCGCTGTCCGATTTGGTTGGCATCAGAGTGCCGAACCCAATTTCGTGAATAAGGAAGGGCTACCCGCATCACCGTTTCGCACGGATTCATGGTAAATAACGGCAGTCAGTTTTCAGCCATCAGCAATTAGAAAGAAAATTACGATGAGCAGAGAGCCTTCTTCTGAAAGCCGACGGCTGACGGCTGATAGCCATTAAAGCGGAGGCACATAGTTAAAAACATGAAAATCACTGCTATTAAGACCTTTATGGCACGCTTCGGCAACCGACCCCGCGGCCTCATCAAAGTCGAAACAGACGAAGGACTCTACGGATGGGGTGAGGCTTACTCCACGGGACCTGACCTCTCTGTTGAACCGATTGCTGATTATATCTTTGAGATGATTCAAGGCGACGACCCGAGGCGGATTGAGTACATCATGATGAAACTGCATCAGCAGTTCCGTTTTCCAGCAGGTGGTGCCGGACTCGCTGTCATCTCTGCCGTAGATCACGCCCTCTGGGACATCAGTGGAAAGGCGGCAGGTTTACCGGTCTATATGCTCCTCGGCGGACATGCACGAGATCGCGTCCGAGTCTACCGTGGCATCGGCGGCAGAGACGGTATCGAAGCCGCCGATCAGGCAAATAAACTCCATGAAGATTGGGGGTTTACCGCTTTCAAGACCGGTCCCTATCAACTCGATCCGGATGCGAATCGATGGGGACGCGTCTGCGATGCAGCGGCTACCTATTTTGAGCAGATCCGTGAGAATACGCCGTCGGACTGGGAGATAGCCTTCGATCCACACGCTAAAATATTTGAGCCGATTCGTGCACTCCAGCTCGCCAATGCGCTCGCGCCCTACGATCCGTATTTCTACGAAGAACCGCTCCGTCCCGAACACATCCCTGCATGGACGCGCCTACGCTCCCAGATGCAAGTACCACTCGCGACAGGGGAATCCCTCTACACACGTTTCGAGTTTCTGGACATCATCGCAGGACAGGGTGCCGATATTATCCAACCGGACATCTGTGTCTGTGGTGGATTGTTAGAGATGCGCAAAATCGCTGCGATTGCCGAAGCGCACTACGTCAGTGTCGCACCCCATAATCCGATGGGACCGCTTGCAACGGCTGTCAATGTCCATTTTGCCGCTGCAACCCCGAATTTCAAAATACTTGAATATCTCCTACCGACCGAGACGGAATGGAACGCTTGGGTAGACGAGCCTTACCTACCGAAAGACGGCTATCTGGAATTACGGGATCGTCCGGGTTTGGGTGTAGAGGTGAACGAAGCAGCTATCACCGACAACGAATACATCCATTGGCAGCGCACGTGTCCCATCCGTCCGGATGGTTCGACAGGTTATATTTAGGGCGGGGTTGGCTGAGAAAAAACATTTGACGGAAACTGGCATCGTGTGTACAATTTACCTTACGAATGATCGGGGGCTTTTTCAATAAAGGAGACGTATATGACTCCCAAACAACGATACCTTTTTGATTTAACAGGGTACATCCACCTCAAAAACGTCCTCAGCGATGAAGAGTTGAAAAATGCCCAAGATGCGGTTGAACGATGCGTCCAAACACCGGAGGACGAACTCCCGCCCGGTATTAGTTATGGCGGTGGTGGCTATTCCAACGGTTTTTCGTTTGACAAATCACTTGAGGCACTCACACTTCATCCGAAAACATGGCCAATTGTAAAAGAACTTACGGATAACAAACCCCGTTTTAATCGAGGCAGCCTCGTTGCCAAGCGACCCGAGCACGATCAGGTTATCGGTAAGTTGCACTGTGCGCGTGAAGATTGCGGTTGGCAGACGCGCCGCTATGCTGTCAAGAACGGACAGGTTCACTGCAACGATTTCGTCGTCTTTTTCTATTTCGCCGATGTCTATCCGGGCGATGGCGGCTTAGTTGTGCTACCGGGTTCCCACAAAGCAAACTTTGAACGTCCGGACGGACTCTTCTTCCCGGATCCAGAAGACCCACCCGACGAACTCCATCCCGCGTTAGTTAATGTGACAGCGCGTGCTGGCGATGCGATTGTCCTGTCCGAACTGCTGACACACGGGGTCCTCATCTGGAAACCGAAAGACCGATATCGGCGGTTTATCATCTTGCGTTACAAAACACAGTTTTTTCAAGACACCAAGGGCCCTCGAGATCCGTTTCCGCCGGAGGTGATGGAACGACTCTCCCCTGAAACCATTGAACTCGCACAATCGGCATCCTATACGCATATCAAGGACATCGTCAAAAGTGAACATGTCCAACTAACCTAAAAGGAACGGAAAATGACCCCAGAACAACGTTACCTGTTTGACGTTACAGGCTATTTGCACATCGAAGGTGCAGTCACAGGAGATACACTCAAGGAAGCACAAGCGGCAGTAGATCGGTATATCCACATGCCGCTTGATGAACGTCCAGAAGGGTTCACGACACGTCCTCGCGA
This window contains:
- a CDS encoding sialate O-acetylesterase, which encodes MKRITLFLIGFLSFFTQPLVYAEVTLPRVIGSNMVLQRDMQVPIWGWASAGEEVSITLSTEAEGVKPISTTTAVADAEGNWQTKLPAMAAGGPYTLRVKGSNTLELTNVLFGEVWICSGQSNMQWAVRASKDSEAEIAAANYPTIRLFYVPRVAAGLLQKDVAADWAETTPETIENFSAVAYYFGRKLYKNLNVPIGLINTSWGGTRIEPWTPPAGFASVPALASISKEIQEADANYRAQLPEKMKEVEAWVAETRKALETGAQLTQMPENRHPLRHHTRPTGIYNSMVHPLVPYAIRGAIWYQGESNLRDGKRYHKKMKALINGWREVWGQGDFPFYFVQLAPFNYSKRFNYRGLDAGHLFLPRIWEAQTATLTLPNTGMAVTTDISNLTDIHPRNKQDVGRRLALWALAKDYGRDDVTHSGPLYKSMAVEGNAIRLTFDHIGSGLTSRDEKPLTWFEIAGEDKQFVEAQATIDGDTIVVSSDTVANPIIVRFGWHESAEPNFVNKEGLPASPFRTDSW
- a CDS encoding phytanoyl-CoA dioxygenase family protein, yielding MTPKQRYLFDLTGYIHLKNVLSDEELKNAQDAVERCVQTPEDELPPGISYGGGGYSNGFSFDKSLEALTLHPKTWPIVKELTDNKPRFNRGSLVAKRPEHDQVIGKLHCAREDCGWQTRRYAVKNGQVHCNDFVVFFYFADVYPGDGGLVVLPGSHKANFERPDGLFFPDPEDPPDELHPALVNVTARAGDAIVLSELLTHGVLIWKPKDRYRRFIILRYKTQFFQDTKGPRDPFPPEVMERLSPETIELAQSASYTHIKDIVKSEHVQLT
- a CDS encoding mandelate racemase/muconate lactonizing enzyme family protein, producing MKITAIKTFMARFGNRPRGLIKVETDEGLYGWGEAYSTGPDLSVEPIADYIFEMIQGDDPRRIEYIMMKLHQQFRFPAGGAGLAVISAVDHALWDISGKAAGLPVYMLLGGHARDRVRVYRGIGGRDGIEAADQANKLHEDWGFTAFKTGPYQLDPDANRWGRVCDAAATYFEQIRENTPSDWEIAFDPHAKIFEPIRALQLANALAPYDPYFYEEPLRPEHIPAWTRLRSQMQVPLATGESLYTRFEFLDIIAGQGADIIQPDICVCGGLLEMRKIAAIAEAHYVSVAPHNPMGPLATAVNVHFAAATPNFKILEYLLPTETEWNAWVDEPYLPKDGYLELRDRPGLGVEVNEAAITDNEYIHWQRTCPIRPDGSTGYI
- the thrC gene encoding threonine synthase translates to MEKVLGLRCRECDNKYPKEPLHVCEFCFGPLEVDYNYEAIQKSISRRSIENGPENLWRYADLLPIDGEPTDGHSTGFTPLIRAKNLGDALGVKELYIKDDSVCHPTLSFKDRVVAIALSKAKEFDFDTVSCASTGNLANAVAAHAAIAKLNCFIFIPADLEVGKIVASLVYAPTVVGITGTYDEVNRLCSEIGGVYPWAFVNINIRPFYAEGSKTLCFELIEQLGWEAPAHIVAPAAGGSLITKIGKALKEFHLLGLIDKPNTKIHVAQAEGCGPIVNTYKEGGDFVKPVLPNTIAKSLAIGNPADGIYAVDTVRNSGGVGEHATDIEIVEAIKLLAATEGVFTETAGGVTLAAAKKLIENGHIQPDEPTVLAITGNGFKTIEALENKTDTTHIIPPQLNAFRKLMTEIG
- a CDS encoding sialate O-acetylesterase; protein product: MELTSLFLIGFLSLLIGSFAYSGVILPRVFGSNMVLQRDMQTPIWGWASPGEEITLTLSAEAEDVKPVATTAIADADGNWQVKLPAMAAGGPYTLRVKGSNTLELTNVLFGEVWVCSGQSNMEWPVSISNDSEEEIAAAMYPKIRLFHIPRVPSGLPQHDVEADWYETTPETIPNFSAVAYYFGRKLYKNLDVPIGLINTSWGGTLIEQWTPSVGFAGVPALASINKEIENIQANYRAQLPEKINAIEAWIAETRKALETDAQLKPMPDNTHPLMDAGRPTALYNGMVHPIVPYGIRGALWYQGESNHQDGMIYHEKMKALINGWREVWGQGDFPFYFVQLAPFNYSNQEEGQFFLPQIWEAQTATLALPNTGMAVTTDIGNPRDVHPRNKQGVGRRLALWALAKDYSRDDVTHSGPLYKSMAVEGNAIRLTFDHVGSGLTSRDEKPLTWFQIAGEDKQFVEAQATIDGDTVIISSETIKNPVAVRFGWHQSAEPNFVNKEGLPASPFRTDSW
- a CDS encoding ATP-dependent RecD-like DNA helicase, translating into MDTLQGILERIVYENPDTGYTVGRLAARDHAELLTVVGNLASVNPGESLLLQGEWVDNAKYGRQFQIEKYETILPANVVGLRKYLGSGLIKGIGPKMAALIVRKFGMDTMDIIEHEPDKLARVPGIGRKRVEIIKEAWEAQREIKNVMLFLQSHDVSTAHAAKIYKTYGNDAIPIVTENPYQLADDIYGIGFVTADTIAQKLGMDKDAPQRVEAGIKYVLSQKADDGHVFQHRPELIEACQTMLEQEPESIEKGIHALVEKEEIINPSFTDLTGSDEQVDIGETQDNYDISNQQSGTNNQEEASDADQKPLPTDNPSAIYLAPFYYAELGVANQFSRLLAYGEGHNISHTETDTSSSKIAGFLTQLENEMRIQFAPQQREAIHTAMTARAMILTGGPGTGKTTTTVGMIRLFAAQGKHITLTAPTGRAAKRLSETTGGEAKTIHRLLEFSPQINSFKRNRQNPLETDVVIVDETSMVDLVLMNRLMQAIRPSTTVILIGDVDQLPSVGAGNVLKALIDSQKIPVIALTEIFRQAQESMIVTNAHYINKGDFPELTGDADRNFFFMEEEDPETITELICSLIADRLPQHYDYHPIDDIQLLCPMRRGILGTENLNKRLQEVLNQEYTAPASHPLEKARFGSRAYTQTSRFGDTSVTVGGFRIGDKVMQIRNNYDYDVFNGDIGRVVAIERLDKKVHIQYPDKQVVYDTADLGELVLAYATTIHKAQGSEYPAVVIPLHTQHYLMLQRNLLYTGITRAKERVVIVGTKKALGICIRNNQVMERNSYLAERLNSSQ